One window of the Terriglobales bacterium genome contains the following:
- a CDS encoding TlyA family RNA methyltransferase, whose translation MKIRLDKLLVERGLAPSRERAQAMILAGKVLVNEQKAEKAGASVDASAAIRLLGEDLRYVSRGGVKLEHALDHWKIDVRGRECVDVGASTGGFTDCLLRHGAAAVTAIDTGYGQMDYRLRRDPRVRLLERTNARYLKAEDLPRTPTLVTVDVSFISATLVLPAVVRAAFRQARGEVPRELIVLVKPQFEAGREKVGKGGIVRDPEAQAEAVEKVRRKVLEVGAKRTDAIESPIRGAEGNREFLLYAVFDEP comes from the coding sequence GTGAAGATCCGCCTGGACAAGCTGCTGGTGGAACGGGGACTGGCGCCTTCGCGCGAGCGGGCGCAGGCGATGATCCTGGCCGGCAAGGTGCTGGTCAACGAGCAGAAAGCGGAAAAAGCTGGAGCAAGTGTGGACGCCAGCGCCGCTATCCGGCTGCTGGGCGAGGACCTCCGCTACGTGAGCCGTGGCGGAGTGAAGCTGGAGCATGCGCTCGATCATTGGAAGATCGATGTGCGCGGGCGCGAGTGCGTGGACGTGGGCGCCTCCACCGGGGGTTTTACCGATTGTCTGCTGCGGCATGGAGCCGCTGCGGTTACCGCCATCGATACCGGCTACGGCCAGATGGACTACCGGCTGCGCCGGGATCCGCGAGTGCGATTGCTGGAACGCACCAACGCGCGCTACCTGAAAGCCGAGGACCTTCCGAGGACGCCCACGCTGGTGACGGTGGACGTGTCGTTCATCTCTGCTACACTCGTGCTCCCGGCGGTGGTGCGTGCGGCCTTCCGGCAGGCGCGAGGCGAGGTTCCGCGTGAACTGATCGTGCTGGTGAAGCCCCAGTTCGAGGCCGGGCGCGAAAAAGTAGGCAAGGGCGGCATCGTGCGCGATCCGGAAGCGCAGGCGGAGGCGGTGGAGAAAGTCCGGCGCAAGGTGTTGGAGGTGGGGGCGAAGCGGACCGACGCCATCGAGTCGCCCATCCGCGGGGCGGAGGGCAATCGGGAATTCCTGCTGTACGCCGTTTTCGACGAGCCATGA
- a CDS encoding ABC transporter ATP-binding protein yields the protein MSLPLIQVEDLRHVYRRGSGSRPALDGLSFHVLPGEIFGLLGPNGAGKTTVVRILTTILRPTSGRATVAGYDVVAKPLEARRRLTAVLQESAVETLLSVRDNLLIYGRLHGLSGNENESHMKQVVELLELGGTLSQRAATLSGGYKRRLQVAKALMLETPVLFLDEATTGMDPLIKRRVVEAIRQRARRGSCVLLTTQLLDEAESLCDRMVLLDRGRSIAEGRLRELRALSRKMFRIHLSFAEPTLDAAGALRELAPRSLEERDGDVVMTVEGSEDEWIRKMARISERWPLAHLEIRGANLEQIFFELYGTRPAAPQEEVTE from the coding sequence GTGTCCCTGCCCCTCATCCAGGTCGAAGACCTCCGCCATGTCTATCGGCGCGGCTCGGGCTCCCGTCCGGCTCTGGATGGCCTGAGCTTCCACGTCCTTCCCGGCGAGATCTTCGGACTCCTTGGACCCAACGGCGCCGGCAAGACCACCGTCGTCCGCATCCTCACCACCATCCTGCGACCCACTTCCGGCCGGGCGACAGTCGCGGGCTACGACGTGGTCGCGAAGCCGCTGGAGGCCCGCCGCCGGCTGACCGCTGTCCTGCAGGAGAGCGCCGTCGAGACCCTGCTCTCGGTGCGCGACAACCTGCTCATCTACGGACGTCTGCACGGCCTCTCCGGAAACGAGAACGAATCGCACATGAAGCAGGTGGTCGAACTGCTCGAGCTGGGCGGAACGCTTTCCCAGCGTGCGGCCACGCTTTCCGGCGGATACAAGCGGCGCCTGCAGGTGGCCAAGGCCCTGATGCTGGAAACTCCCGTGCTCTTCCTCGACGAAGCCACCACCGGCATGGACCCGCTCATCAAGCGGCGCGTGGTCGAAGCCATCCGCCAGCGCGCCCGCCGCGGCTCCTGCGTCCTGCTGACCACGCAACTGCTCGACGAAGCCGAATCGCTCTGCGACCGCATGGTGCTGCTCGACCGCGGCCGCTCCATCGCCGAAGGACGCCTGCGCGAGCTGCGCGCCCTCTCGCGCAAGATGTTCCGCATCCACCTGAGCTTTGCCGAGCCCACGCTCGACGCCGCCGGCGCTCTCCGGGAGCTCGCGCCCCGCAGCCTGGAAGAGCGCGACGGCGACGTGGTCATGACCGTCGAAGGCAGCGAGGACGAGTGGATCCGCAAGATGGCCCGCATCTCCGAGCGCTGGCCGCTCGCCCACCTGGAGATCCGCGGCGCCAACCTGGAGCAGATCTTCTTCGAGCTCTATGGAACCCGGCCGGCGGCGCCGCAGGAAGAGGTGACGGAATGA
- a CDS encoding carboxypeptidase-like regulatory domain-containing protein, translating to MLGGKRIANLVMIALAAALAAPVAAEKKYSDLTFRVVKKENGKPIRNASVILHLVDKKGKQERGGFQVKTDKEGKASFPGAPYGKLRIQVLASGFQTYGEDFDINQPRHEFTFEMNPPQEQHSIYAKPEEKKPEEKKAQ from the coding sequence ATGCTGGGCGGGAAGCGAATCGCAAACCTGGTGATGATCGCACTGGCTGCGGCGCTGGCGGCGCCCGTGGCGGCAGAAAAGAAATACTCCGACCTCACCTTCCGGGTGGTGAAGAAAGAGAACGGGAAGCCCATTCGCAACGCCAGCGTGATCCTGCATCTGGTGGACAAGAAGGGCAAGCAGGAACGTGGCGGCTTCCAGGTGAAGACCGACAAGGAGGGGAAGGCCAGCTTCCCCGGAGCGCCCTACGGCAAGCTGAGGATCCAGGTGCTGGCCAGCGGCTTCCAGACCTACGGGGAAGACTTCGACATCAACCAGCCCCGTCACGAATTCACCTTCGAGATGAATCCTCCGCAGGAACAGCACTCCATCTACGCCAAGCCGGAAGAGAAGAAACCGGAAGAGAAGAAGGCGCAGTAA
- a CDS encoding NAD(+)/NADH kinase yields the protein MKTVGIISKPYKHGVERVASQLVEWLRARGYRVVVDRETAEYAAADEAVVREELAGRKPEFVVVLGGDGTMLAAARALAKARIPILGVNLGALGFLTEIPLPDLYPTLEAVHEQRSAVEARAMVHCQLVRGGSCHAEYDALNDIVVAKSALARLVDFEVEIDGAFVSTYKADGIIVSTPTGSTAYSLAAGGPILLPNVDALVITPVSSHALTNRPLVVRDTSAITIGVKSTQEEAFLSVDGQVGMPVQDGDHIVCRKSDQQVLLLRLSSRTFFDVLRAKLKWGER from the coding sequence ATGAAGACCGTCGGCATCATCTCCAAGCCCTACAAGCACGGCGTGGAACGCGTGGCCTCGCAACTGGTGGAGTGGTTGCGGGCGCGGGGCTATCGCGTGGTAGTGGACAGGGAAACGGCGGAGTACGCCGCCGCCGACGAGGCGGTGGTACGAGAGGAGCTGGCCGGCCGCAAGCCGGAGTTCGTGGTGGTTCTGGGCGGGGATGGCACCATGCTGGCAGCGGCCCGGGCCCTGGCCAAAGCGCGCATTCCCATCCTGGGGGTGAACCTGGGCGCGCTCGGATTCCTGACCGAGATCCCGCTGCCCGACCTGTATCCCACGCTGGAGGCGGTGCACGAGCAGCGCAGCGCGGTCGAGGCACGGGCCATGGTGCACTGCCAGTTGGTGCGCGGCGGCTCCTGCCACGCCGAGTACGACGCCCTGAACGACATCGTGGTGGCCAAGAGCGCGCTCGCCCGGCTGGTGGATTTCGAAGTGGAGATCGACGGCGCTTTCGTTTCCACCTACAAGGCCGACGGCATCATCGTTTCGACTCCCACCGGGTCGACGGCGTACTCCCTGGCTGCGGGCGGGCCCATCCTGCTGCCCAACGTGGACGCGCTGGTCATCACGCCGGTTTCTTCGCACGCGCTGACCAACCGGCCACTCGTCGTGCGCGACACCTCCGCCATCACCATCGGAGTCAAAAGCACGCAGGAAGAAGCCTTTCTGAGCGTCGATGGGCAGGTGGGCATGCCGGTGCAGGACGGAGACCACATCGTATGCCGCAAGTCGGACCAGCAGGTGTTGCTGCTGCGACTTTCCAGCCGCACCTTCTTCGACGTGTTGCGGGCGAAGCTGAAGTGGGGAGAAAGATAA
- a CDS encoding AMP-binding protein, with product MARSELYADPAGVFLHDAVLAACRRHARSIALVDTSCARRVTYAEYGELVERLARGLAAAGLRPGETVALYLPNSWEFCAAFHAIELAGATPTPLNPSYREREVRYQLENSGAGLLISDGALLAGMDLSGLPGLRDVFYTRQAAPGARPFADLLKPVTATLPSPNVAPEEALAALPYSSGTTGLPKGVMLSHGNLVTNVYQFLAPGEAATFTSDDVMLCFLPLYHIYGLNVIFNPALMVGARLVLMPRFDPEAVVRYIAEENISYLFTVPPVLNLLCQTAEQGRFPKQHRVRAAKCGAAPLAADLPRRFTSLTGIRVRQGYGMTEASPVTHMGFLEEPRYRPDSIGHALARTECLLVDESGADLPAGEVGELVMRGPQFMLGYWRAPEATAQVLREGWYWSGDVALRDREDFFFIVDRRKELIKYKGFPVAPAEVEAVLLEHPAVRDCGVVGRPDPVAGEIPCAFVILREGHTADGRMQAELCGWVAERLTGYKQPREVRFVSAIPRNPSGKILRRELRSLL from the coding sequence ATGGCTCGCAGCGAGCTTTATGCCGATCCCGCCGGGGTCTTCCTGCATGACGCCGTCCTCGCGGCGTGCCGCCGCCATGCCCGCAGCATCGCTCTGGTGGATACCTCGTGCGCCCGCCGCGTCACCTACGCCGAGTACGGAGAACTGGTCGAGCGCCTGGCGCGAGGCCTGGCGGCCGCGGGACTCCGCCCGGGCGAGACCGTCGCCCTCTATTTGCCCAATTCCTGGGAGTTTTGCGCCGCCTTTCACGCCATCGAGCTCGCCGGCGCGACGCCCACACCGCTCAATCCCAGCTATCGCGAGCGCGAAGTCCGCTACCAGTTGGAAAATTCCGGCGCGGGTCTGCTCATCTCCGACGGTGCCCTGCTGGCCGGCATGGATCTCTCCGGCCTGCCCGGCCTGCGCGACGTTTTCTATACCCGCCAGGCGGCCCCGGGTGCACGCCCTTTTGCCGATCTCCTGAAGCCCGTCACTGCCACGCTGCCCTCGCCGAATGTTGCGCCGGAAGAGGCGCTGGCCGCGCTGCCTTACTCCAGCGGCACCACCGGCTTGCCCAAGGGCGTGATGCTCTCCCACGGCAACCTGGTGACCAACGTCTACCAGTTCCTGGCCCCCGGTGAAGCGGCCACCTTCACCTCGGACGACGTGATGCTCTGCTTCCTCCCCCTCTACCACATCTACGGCCTCAACGTGATTTTCAATCCCGCCCTCATGGTCGGCGCCAGGCTCGTGCTGATGCCCCGCTTCGATCCGGAAGCCGTCGTGCGCTACATCGCCGAGGAGAACATCTCCTACCTCTTCACCGTGCCTCCGGTGCTCAACCTGCTCTGCCAGACGGCCGAGCAAGGACGATTCCCCAAGCAGCACCGGGTGCGGGCTGCCAAGTGCGGCGCCGCGCCGCTGGCCGCCGACCTGCCCCGTCGCTTCACTTCGCTCACCGGCATCCGCGTGCGCCAGGGATACGGCATGACCGAAGCCTCGCCCGTCACCCATATGGGTTTCCTCGAAGAGCCCCGCTATCGGCCGGACTCCATCGGCCATGCTCTGGCGCGGACCGAATGCCTCCTGGTGGATGAAAGCGGCGCCGATCTCCCCGCCGGCGAAGTGGGCGAGTTAGTGATGCGCGGGCCACAGTTCATGCTGGGTTACTGGCGCGCGCCGGAGGCCACTGCGCAGGTGCTGCGCGAGGGATGGTACTGGTCGGGCGACGTCGCCTTGCGCGACCGCGAAGACTTCTTCTTCATCGTCGACCGCCGCAAGGAACTCATCAAGTACAAGGGCTTCCCAGTGGCTCCCGCCGAGGTCGAAGCCGTCCTGCTCGAGCATCCGGCGGTGCGTGACTGCGGCGTAGTCGGCCGGCCCGACCCCGTCGCCGGCGAGATCCCGTGCGCCTTCGTCATTCTGCGCGAAGGCCACACCGCCGACGGCAGGATGCAGGCCGAACTCTGCGGCTGGGTGGCCGAGCGCCTTACCGGCTACAAGCAGCCGCGCGAGGTGCGTTTCGTCTCCGCCATCCCCCGCAACCCTTCGGGCAAGATCCTCCGCCGCGAACTGCGCAGCCTGCTGTAA
- a CDS encoding glutaredoxin family protein, whose translation MSAPHEVVLYSRKGCHLCEVVKESLAKLQRRGSFTWREIDVDSDSDLRRRFTDEVPVVFINGRKAFKYRMDERDFLRRLER comes from the coding sequence ATGTCCGCGCCGCACGAAGTCGTGCTCTATTCCCGCAAGGGATGCCACCTCTGCGAGGTGGTGAAGGAATCGCTGGCCAAGCTGCAGCGCCGCGGCAGCTTCACCTGGCGCGAGATCGACGTCGATTCCGACTCCGACCTTCGCCGCCGCTTCACCGACGAAGTGCCCGTGGTCTTCATCAATGGCCGCAAGGCTTTCAAGTACCGCATGGACGAGCGCGACTTCCTGCGCCGCCTCGAGCGCTGA
- a CDS encoding tetratricopeptide repeat protein — protein MTLEVDVMRQPRFSRRRSIPALIVVVLGFPTGFLNAQTSRTAQAPPSRRAQPGPPGASAEAGAAEGLKYYRAKDYARAVEAYKRALALRPNPQLAVVIFKNTGMAYMDLKQYDNAVAAFREAVRLMPNDWDTRFGLGWALHMAGQYPDALTTLQEAVRLNPKHGNYHYWIGATYLYGLKDPEKALAAYRECLRLTPGDARAIYDTGDAYLKLRRYPDAVTAFQQAIRLKPDNPDYHGALGLAYSKSLSFPQAAAAYQEVVRLKPDDKYALRELGTAYAMMSRKPEAMQVYNRLLKVDKNTAKLLLDDIHRPGGPAAILATNAQTERLVCAMTDDCDEEGAMEGLRNAQRLHQRLNPSDTEALLQIGDAYWAWERADEAVAAYRRVVAMRPKPEVLARAHQSLGIVFHERKEYAQAVPELLEAQRIKPDYYTSQVLGEAYIGLQDYPKAVSALQDAVRLKPDYADGHMKLGKAYLAMKQPDKALAEFQEVVRLEPQKAEGFYELGHTYFLLRRPADAVSAFDQALSLAPKHAMAHFGLGHAYRVMGRRREAMREYETLKSLDPKLAQDLLNALNRPN, from the coding sequence GTGACCCTCGAGGTGGATGTGATGCGACAACCCCGATTCTCCCGGCGCCGGTCGATACCGGCGCTCATCGTCGTTGTGCTCGGTTTTCCAACCGGTTTCCTCAACGCGCAAACGTCGCGGACTGCCCAGGCGCCGCCCTCGCGGAGGGCGCAGCCGGGGCCGCCGGGTGCCAGCGCGGAAGCTGGGGCAGCCGAGGGTCTGAAGTATTACCGGGCCAAGGACTACGCCCGTGCGGTCGAAGCCTACAAAAGGGCGCTTGCTCTCCGGCCCAATCCGCAACTCGCAGTCGTGATCTTCAAGAATACGGGCATGGCCTACATGGACCTGAAGCAGTATGACAACGCGGTCGCGGCGTTCCGGGAAGCAGTCCGTCTCATGCCCAACGACTGGGACACAAGATTTGGTCTAGGCTGGGCTCTGCACATGGCCGGACAATACCCGGACGCCCTGACCACTCTGCAGGAAGCGGTCCGTCTGAATCCGAAACATGGGAATTATCACTACTGGATCGGCGCGACCTACCTGTACGGACTGAAGGATCCCGAGAAGGCGCTGGCAGCCTATCGCGAATGCCTTCGCCTCACTCCCGGGGACGCACGCGCCATCTATGACACCGGGGATGCATACCTGAAGCTGCGGAGATATCCGGACGCGGTGACGGCATTCCAGCAAGCCATCCGTCTGAAACCGGACAATCCCGATTACCACGGCGCCCTGGGCCTGGCGTACAGCAAGTCCCTGAGTTTCCCCCAGGCAGCCGCGGCTTACCAGGAAGTCGTGCGCCTCAAGCCGGACGACAAGTACGCCCTTCGAGAGCTGGGGACTGCTTACGCCATGATGAGCAGGAAGCCTGAGGCGATGCAGGTGTACAACCGGCTCCTCAAGGTGGATAAGAACACCGCCAAGTTGCTCCTGGACGACATCCACCGTCCCGGTGGACCGGCGGCCATCCTGGCAACCAATGCGCAGACAGAGAGGCTCGTGTGCGCCATGACGGACGACTGCGACGAAGAAGGAGCCATGGAAGGTCTTCGCAACGCTCAGCGCCTGCACCAGCGCTTGAACCCAAGCGACACCGAGGCGCTGCTCCAGATCGGCGACGCCTATTGGGCGTGGGAGCGTGCGGACGAAGCCGTGGCCGCCTATCGCCGTGTTGTTGCCATGCGACCGAAGCCGGAAGTCCTGGCACGCGCCCACCAGTCACTCGGTATCGTGTTTCACGAGCGCAAGGAGTATGCCCAGGCCGTGCCGGAACTGCTGGAAGCGCAACGCATCAAGCCGGACTATTACACCTCCCAGGTGCTGGGAGAGGCTTACATCGGACTCCAGGACTACCCGAAGGCCGTTTCCGCGTTACAGGACGCCGTCCGGCTCAAGCCCGATTACGCCGACGGACACATGAAGCTGGGCAAGGCCTATCTGGCGATGAAACAACCGGACAAGGCGCTGGCCGAGTTTCAGGAAGTCGTCCGGCTGGAACCCCAGAAGGCCGAGGGGTTTTACGAACTGGGACACACTTACTTTCTCTTGCGTCGTCCTGCCGACGCGGTATCGGCCTTCGACCAGGCACTCAGTCTGGCTCCCAAGCACGCCATGGCGCACTTCGGGCTGGGACATGCCTACCGCGTCATGGGCAGGAGACGCGAGGCGATGCGCGAGTACGAGACCCTGAAGTCGCTGGACCCAAAGCTGGCGCAGGACCTTCTGAACGCGCTGAACCGGCCGAACTAG
- a CDS encoding amidohydrolase, producing MSWAQGPQADLILTNAKVWTVDKSRPEAEAVAVLGERIVAVGSRAEVEAWRGPKTRVLDAGGRRVVPGFNDSHVHFLSGGQLLDQVNLKDAADTKEFVRRIAGAVAKARPGEWVLGGNWDHENWTPAELPTRDMIDPVSPTTPVFVDRYDGHMALANSAALRLAGITEKTPDPPGGTIVRDAKGRPTGALKDAAMDLVTRVIPPPSREQMESAIRRALEHAASLGVTSIQEMTPSLGSAEGEGPGPGYQNIAIYGELAEKGELTLRVYAAPPLESWERLAKVGLRHGFGSAYLRVGALKAYADGSLGSTTAYFFEPYNDAPQTSGLLSADMHPITRMRGRMMQADAAGLQLCIHAIGDRAISTVLDLFGDVVKGNGERDRRLRIEHAQHVAPKDFVRFRDLHVIASMQPYHAIDDGRWAEKRIGPERIKTTYAFRTFLDDGVRLAFGTDWPVAPLDPMQGIYAAVTRATLDGKNPQGWVPEQKISVAEAVEAYTLGSAYAEFQEQEKGSITPGKLADLVVLSDDIFSIAPEKIKDVRAEITIVGGRVVFQRR from the coding sequence ATGAGCTGGGCGCAGGGGCCGCAGGCGGATCTGATCCTTACCAACGCCAAGGTGTGGACGGTAGACAAGTCGCGCCCGGAAGCGGAGGCGGTGGCGGTGCTGGGCGAGCGCATCGTGGCGGTGGGGTCGCGGGCCGAGGTGGAGGCCTGGCGCGGGCCCAAGACCCGCGTACTCGATGCCGGCGGGCGTCGCGTCGTCCCCGGCTTCAACGACTCGCACGTGCACTTCCTGAGCGGCGGGCAGCTTCTGGACCAGGTGAACCTGAAGGACGCCGCGGACACCAAGGAGTTTGTGCGGCGAATCGCCGGAGCGGTGGCCAAGGCGCGCCCCGGCGAATGGGTGCTGGGCGGCAACTGGGACCACGAGAACTGGACGCCGGCCGAGCTGCCCACCCGCGACATGATCGATCCGGTCTCACCCACCACGCCGGTGTTCGTGGACCGCTACGACGGGCACATGGCGCTGGCCAACTCGGCGGCACTGCGCCTGGCCGGGATCACGGAGAAGACGCCCGATCCTCCGGGCGGAACAATCGTCCGCGATGCCAAGGGAAGGCCGACCGGAGCGCTGAAGGACGCGGCCATGGACCTGGTGACGCGGGTGATCCCGCCGCCCAGCCGGGAGCAGATGGAGTCGGCTATCCGCCGCGCGCTCGAGCATGCCGCTTCGCTGGGCGTGACCAGCATCCAGGAGATGACGCCGTCGCTCGGCAGCGCGGAAGGCGAAGGACCCGGCCCCGGATACCAGAACATCGCCATCTACGGAGAACTGGCGGAAAAGGGCGAACTCACGTTGCGCGTCTATGCCGCGCCTCCGCTGGAAAGCTGGGAGCGGCTGGCCAAAGTCGGCCTGCGGCACGGTTTCGGTTCGGCGTATCTGCGCGTGGGTGCGCTCAAGGCTTACGCGGATGGGTCTCTGGGTTCCACGACCGCCTATTTTTTCGAGCCGTACAACGACGCGCCCCAGACGAGCGGGTTGCTCTCCGCCGACATGCACCCCATCACCCGCATGCGCGGGAGGATGATGCAGGCGGATGCCGCCGGATTGCAGCTCTGCATCCACGCCATCGGGGATCGGGCCATCTCCACGGTGCTTGACCTGTTCGGCGATGTGGTAAAAGGCAACGGCGAGCGCGACCGCCGCCTGCGCATCGAGCACGCGCAGCACGTGGCGCCCAAGGACTTCGTGCGCTTCCGTGACCTGCACGTCATCGCTTCCATGCAGCCCTACCATGCCATCGACGACGGGCGTTGGGCGGAGAAGCGCATCGGGCCGGAGCGCATCAAGACCACCTACGCCTTCCGCACCTTCCTGGACGACGGCGTGCGGCTGGCCTTCGGCACGGATTGGCCGGTGGCGCCGCTCGACCCCATGCAGGGCATCTACGCCGCCGTCACCCGCGCCACCCTCGACGGCAAGAACCCCCAGGGCTGGGTGCCGGAGCAGAAGATCTCGGTCGCCGAAGCGGTGGAGGCCTACACCTTGGGCTCCGCCTACGCCGAGTTCCAGGAACAGGAGAAGGGTTCCATCACGCCCGGCAAGCTGGCCGATCTGGTGGTGCTGAGCGACGACATCTTTTCCATCGCTCCGGAGAAGATTAAGGACGTAAGAGCGGAAATCACCATCGTGGGCGGCCGCGTCGTGTTCCAGCGCCGTTAG
- a CDS encoding ABC transporter permease, protein MKFVLANAYRESRIRLTNPILPLWDVLVPAVYLVIFGSSLDRWLGSGSTGTDYPTFFLAAVLAMVTFSVAMNSSYAFFEDMQSGVFHEMLTYPFARCDLLLGKLLSNEAFSVLGALLCIAIGRTVLEIPLHARALPGLLLWTVVGMAGWYFLFSWISVRVRSFNGYHTTTSAMYLLLMFISNLFYPADRLPRWVEWLAWLNPITWQVDLLRYHTYGAGTPRLLQLEAAAFSAFVLLTFWMAARALNNPVE, encoded by the coding sequence ATGAAGTTCGTCCTCGCCAACGCCTACCGCGAGTCGCGCATCCGCCTTACCAATCCCATCCTCCCGCTGTGGGATGTGCTGGTGCCCGCCGTCTACCTGGTCATCTTCGGCTCCAGCCTCGACCGCTGGCTGGGCTCAGGCTCGACCGGAACCGACTATCCGACGTTCTTCCTGGCCGCCGTGCTGGCCATGGTCACCTTCAGCGTGGCCATGAACTCCTCCTACGCCTTCTTCGAAGACATGCAGTCCGGCGTCTTTCACGAGATGCTCACCTATCCCTTCGCCCGCTGCGACCTGCTGCTCGGCAAGCTGCTTTCCAACGAAGCCTTCAGCGTCCTGGGAGCCCTGTTGTGCATCGCCATCGGCCGCACCGTGCTCGAGATTCCGCTGCACGCCCGCGCCCTGCCCGGGCTGCTGCTGTGGACCGTGGTGGGTATGGCCGGCTGGTATTTCCTCTTTTCCTGGATCTCGGTGCGGGTGCGCAGCTTCAACGGCTACCACACCACCACGTCGGCCATGTACCTGTTGCTCATGTTCATCAGCAACCTCTTCTATCCCGCCGACCGCCTGCCCCGTTGGGTCGAGTGGCTGGCCTGGCTGAATCCCATCACCTGGCAGGTGGACCTGCTGCGCTACCACACCTACGGCGCGGGCACACCCCGCCTGCTGCAGCTCGAAGCCGCCGCTTTCTCAGCTTTCGTCCTGCTGACGTTCTGGATGGCTGCCCGCGCCCTGAACAATCCCGTCGAATAG
- a CDS encoding alpha/beta hydrolase yields MFKERMFDTGPVKLNYAEGPDSGPPLVLLHGIGHRWQAFVPMLPALTARWHIYAPDFRGHGRSGRTPGAYRGAGYVVDAVAFLQNIVKEPAVIFGHSLGGIVGMWLASSLGQQVRGLILGDNVLTAQSLAQNEHLLALYAAIRDLAQSGRLLDDLAEALADIRVTLPGKNESVRWGQFPGMDAALFRFLAQTYSQMDPEVFTALLEGRATDGWDAEAMFRQIKCPVLLLQANPALGGSMSDADVRVAMSVLPRVTHVRLLDFGHFLHLQRAEPVARVVTNFLESL; encoded by the coding sequence ATGTTCAAGGAACGGATGTTCGATACCGGGCCGGTGAAGTTGAACTATGCGGAAGGTCCGGACTCCGGGCCGCCGCTGGTGCTGCTGCACGGCATCGGGCACCGATGGCAGGCATTCGTTCCCATGCTCCCGGCCCTGACCGCACGCTGGCACATCTACGCCCCGGACTTCCGTGGGCACGGGCGCTCCGGCCGCACTCCCGGAGCGTACCGCGGCGCCGGCTATGTGGTGGATGCGGTCGCGTTTCTGCAGAACATCGTCAAGGAACCGGCCGTGATCTTCGGGCACTCGCTGGGCGGGATCGTGGGCATGTGGCTGGCTTCCAGCCTGGGCCAGCAGGTGCGGGGGCTCATTTTGGGAGACAACGTGCTCACCGCGCAGAGCCTGGCGCAAAACGAGCATCTGCTCGCGCTGTATGCAGCCATTCGCGACCTGGCACAGTCCGGCCGGCTGTTGGATGACCTGGCGGAAGCGCTGGCCGACATCCGGGTGACGCTGCCGGGCAAGAATGAGTCGGTGCGCTGGGGACAGTTCCCCGGGATGGACGCGGCCCTGTTCCGCTTCCTGGCGCAGACCTACAGCCAGATGGATCCGGAAGTGTTCACGGCGCTGCTCGAGGGTCGCGCCACCGACGGCTGGGACGCAGAGGCCATGTTCCGCCAGATCAAGTGTCCGGTGCTGCTGCTGCAGGCGAATCCCGCCTTGGGTGGCAGCATGAGCGATGCCGACGTGCGCGTTGCGATGAGCGTGCTGCCGCGCGTGACCCACGTCCGGCTGCTCGACTTCGGGCACTTCCTGCACCTGCAGCGCGCAGAGCCGGTGGCGCGCGTGGTGACGAACTTTCTGGAATCGTTGTAA
- a CDS encoding methyltransferase domain-containing protein: MPHDGWDPAQYERFRAERSQPFYDLMEMVVPRAGMRVVDLGCGTGDLTRVLHERLRAAKTIGIDRSAAMLEKATKLAGGGLAFRQGEIAEFAEEDAYDLVFSNSALHWVPDHPALFRRLARALAPGGQLAVQMPDMYRHPSHLVAAEVAQEFQRELGGYVHREYVLEPPEYKAILENAGLREQRIEVRFYDHELASREDVVEWVKGTLLVPYKERLGLEAYERFLARYRESLLPRLEDARPYIYSYRRILLWGKQALRAKVVELTRERRRMSRRKPA, from the coding sequence ATGCCCCACGACGGCTGGGATCCGGCCCAATACGAGCGCTTTCGCGCCGAGCGCAGCCAGCCCTTCTACGACCTGATGGAGATGGTGGTGCCGCGCGCGGGCATGCGGGTGGTGGACCTGGGTTGCGGCACGGGCGACCTGACGCGGGTGCTGCACGAACGATTGCGGGCAGCGAAGACCATCGGCATCGATCGTTCGGCGGCCATGCTGGAAAAAGCCACGAAGCTGGCGGGCGGCGGGCTGGCGTTCCGGCAGGGCGAGATCGCCGAGTTCGCGGAAGAGGACGCTTACGACCTGGTGTTCTCGAATTCCGCGCTGCACTGGGTACCGGACCATCCGGCGCTGTTCAGGCGGCTGGCGCGGGCGCTCGCGCCGGGCGGGCAACTGGCGGTGCAGATGCCGGACATGTACCGCCATCCCTCCCACCTGGTGGCGGCGGAAGTGGCGCAGGAATTCCAGCGGGAGCTGGGCGGTTACGTGCATCGCGAATACGTGCTGGAGCCGCCGGAGTACAAGGCCATCCTGGAGAACGCGGGCTTGCGCGAGCAGCGAATCGAGGTGCGCTTCTACGACCACGAACTGGCTTCACGCGAGGACGTGGTGGAGTGGGTGAAGGGCACGCTGCTGGTGCCGTACAAGGAGCGGTTGGGGCTGGAGGCGTACGAGCGGTTCCTGGCGCGCTATCGCGAGAGCCTGCTGCCGCGGCTGGAGGATGCGCGGCCGTACATCTATTCCTACCGCCGCATCCTGCTCTGGGGGAAGCAGGCGCTGCGGGCGAAGGTAGTGGAGCTGACGCGCGAGCGGCGGCGCATGTCGCGAAGGAAGCCGGCCTAG